GATGGCAAAGGTGGCGTGCGATGACGGTGGCGTAGCGATATAGATGGCGTTCACGTCAGGGTCATCGATGAGTTCCTGCGCATCGGTGTACCATTTTCTTATATGATGGCGCTCGGCATAGCTTCGCGCCTTCTGTTCGCTACGGCTCATCACCGCAACAACCTGCGATCCCTCCACCTCGTTGAATGCCGGGCCGCTTTTCTTTTCGGTTACTTCACCGCAGCCGATAAATCCCCAGTTAATCTGTTTCATCCTCTTCTTCAAATTTTACATAGGATTCCTCCTATTATCCATTTCAGAAATTCGAGTTTCCAATCTTCAAAGTCAAGATTTCCGGCAGTTACTCTCCTGCCAGAGACTTGTTGATTTCGTCGATATAGTCGAGCACCTCGTCACGCCCCGTCTTCTTCTCACTGCTGGTGATGAAGTATGGAGGGAGCGCCTCCCATCGGTCTTCCAGGGCATGCATCCACTTTTCGGCATTCATGCGAGCCTTGACAGGACCCAACTTGTCTGCCTTGGTAAAGACGATACAGAAAGGAACATTACTCTCGCCCAACCAATCCACGAACTCTCGGTCTATCTTCTGCTGGTCGTGGCGCACATCGATAAGAACGAAGACGTTTGCCAACTGCGGACGCTGCAGGATATAGCTGCTGATCATCTGCTCCAACTGCTTCTGCACGGTCTTTGAGCGCTTGGCGAAGCCATAGCCAGGAAGGTCGACCAGATACCATTCGTTATTGATGATAAAGTGGTTGATAAGCAGGGTTTTACCTGGAGTGGCTGAAGTTTTAGCCAAACCCTTGTGATTGCAAAGCATATTGATGAGGCTCGACTTGCCCACGTTACTTCTGCCTATGAAAGCATACTCAGCCTTGTTATCTTTAGGACACATGCTCACTCGTGGAGCCGATATTGTAAATTCTGATTTCTTAATTTCCATTCTTTCTATTTTCTTTTTAAATGTTTATTATTAAAGGCAGCACACCAACTTATCATCAAGTTCAATGTTCAATGTTCAAAGCTCAATGTTCAAAGTTCAATGTTCAAAGTTCAAAGCCTAGAGCATTTCTGCCAATTCCAGCCATCTCATTTCCTTCTCGTCAAGTTCATCCTTGATTTCAGGCAGGCGCTTGCTCTTTTCCGTCAGTTCCTCTACCGAGAGAGTGCCACTACAAAGGGCCTCTTCCAACTTTTTCTGCTCTTCGGTGAGCTTATCTATTTCCTGGGTCAGCTGCTCATATTCACGCTTCTCCTTGTAGCTCATCTTGCGCTTGTTCTCAAAGTTGGCATCACGCTTGGCGGTGCCGGTTCCATCGCTTGTGCTGGTACTGGTGCTGGCTGTGGTTTTCGCAGCAGCCGCAGCTTTCTCAGCCTCATCCTTCTCCTGCAAACGGCTCCAGTCACGATATTGCGTATAGTTGCCAGGGAAATCCTGAATCTCGCCCTCGCCCTTGAACACCAGAAGATGGTCCACCACCTTGTCCATGAAATAACGGTCGTGACTCACCACGATGACGCAACCGGCGAAATCCTGCAAGTATTCTTCCAATACCTGGAGGGTCTGGATATCGAGGTCGTTGGTAGGCTCATCGAGCACCAGGAAGTTAGGATTTCTCATCAGCACCGTGCAGAGATAGAGCTTGCGCTTCTCACCACCACTCAACTTATATACATAATTGTGCTGCTCCTCGGGAGTGAAGAGGAAGAACTGCAGGAACTGGGAAGCCGTCATGTGCTTGCCGTTTCCCAGGTCGATATAGTCGGCAATCTCTGTGATGACATCGATGACCTTCTGGTCTTCACGGAACTTCAATCCCTCCTGCGAGAAATAGCCGAAACGCACGGTCTCTCCGATATCAAACTTGCCGCTATCGGGCTGCACCTCGCCCAGGAGCATCTTGATGAAGGTAGATTTACCCGTACCGTTGTTACCCACGATGCCCATCTTCTCGAATCGGGCAAAGTTGTAGTAGAAGTTGTCGAGAATCACCTTCTTCTTACCCCTGTCGTCGAACGCCTTGCTCACATACTGGCACTCGAAAATCTTGGAACCGATATACACGGTAGAAGCCTTCAGGCGAACCTGTCGGTCTTCGATGCGCTGCTTTGCCACCTTTTCCAACTCGTAGAAGGCATCCTCACGATACTTCGCCTTATGACCGCGAGCCTGAGGCTGTCGGCGCATCCAGTCCAGCTCTCTGCGATAGAGATTCTTGGAATGCTGGATTTCGGCACGCAGGTTGTCCATGCGTTCCTGTCGTTTTTCCAGATAGTAGGCATAGTTGCCACGATAGGTGTAGATGGTCTTATCATCGAGTTCCAGGATGGTGTTGCACACCTTGTCGAGGAAGAATCGGTCGTGGGTTACCATGAAGATGGTCTTATTGCCACGGTTCAGATAGCCCTCCAGCCACTCAATCATCTCCAGGTCGAGGTGGTTGGTAGGCTCATCGAGCATCAGGAAGTCGGGCTCGTCAATCAGCACATTGGCAAGCGCCACACGCTTCTGCTGGCCACCACTCAACTGTCCCATCGGCTGATCCATGTTGGTGATATGCAACTGTGTGAGAATCTGCTTAGCCTTGAGCACCTTTTCGGGGTCATCCTCGTGGTTGAAGCAAGCCTCGAGCACGCTCTCCTCCGGGTCGAACTTCGGCGACTGCTCCAGATAGCCCACCTTCAGGTCGCGGCGATAGATGATGTCACCACTCTCATGTCCCTCCTTATCCATGAGCACCGACATCAACGTAGATTTACCCGTGCCGTTTCTCGCCACGAGTCCCACCTTCTGTCCTTCAGCGATAGAGAAGGAAATATTATCAAAAAGAACCTCAGCTCCAAAACGTTTGGTGAGGTTTTGAACGTCTAAATACGGTATTTGACTAGCCATTTTCGTTATTTTTGTGTGCAAAGTTACAAAAAAATTTGGCAGAAACAAAATTTTTATGTATCTTTGCACCGAAAATATTCAAAACAACTAGTGTTTCCATTCTCGAAACGCTACATTTCATAGAAAAATCATATAATATACAATATAATAATGTATAGCAAAGACGAATTATCAGCAAAAAGTGTCATTCAACTGAAGGACATTGCTAAAGAGATTGGAGCCAAGATTAAATCTGGCGACAACAAGGAGACTATTATCTATACCATCCTTGATGCCCAGGCTGAAGGCCCAACAGATGATGCTGCACCAAAGCGTAAACGTACACGCATTGCCAGCAAGAAAGAAGACCGTGTTTATTCTGTCAATGGAACTGATGGCGAGAACTTCGACGTGATGAAGAACCAGGCTACCGGACCTGCAGATGCATCACAGGATGCTGCCCCACAGGAAGTCCCTGCAGCCGTAGATCCGCTGGCTGCTTTTCCAAAGCACAGAGGCAGAAAGAGCAAGGCAGAACTGGAAGCCATTGCTGCGGCTAAAGCAGCTGCCATCAAGATGCAGCAGGCAACACAGCAGCAACAGGAAAGCGAAAATGAAGGCTATATTTTTGATGCCGGCAACAACAACGAGACTGAGCAG
The Segatella copri DNA segment above includes these coding regions:
- the yihA gene encoding ribosome biogenesis GTP-binding protein YihA/YsxC — protein: MEIKKSEFTISAPRVSMCPKDNKAEYAFIGRSNVGKSSLINMLCNHKGLAKTSATPGKTLLINHFIINNEWYLVDLPGYGFAKRSKTVQKQLEQMISSYILQRPQLANVFVLIDVRHDQQKIDREFVDWLGESNVPFCIVFTKADKLGPVKARMNAEKWMHALEDRWEALPPYFITSSEKKTGRDEVLDYIDEINKSLAGE
- a CDS encoding ABC-F family ATP-binding cassette domain-containing protein, encoding MASQIPYLDVQNLTKRFGAEVLFDNISFSIAEGQKVGLVARNGTGKSTLMSVLMDKEGHESGDIIYRRDLKVGYLEQSPKFDPEESVLEACFNHEDDPEKVLKAKQILTQLHITNMDQPMGQLSGGQQKRVALANVLIDEPDFLMLDEPTNHLDLEMIEWLEGYLNRGNKTIFMVTHDRFFLDKVCNTILELDDKTIYTYRGNYAYYLEKRQERMDNLRAEIQHSKNLYRRELDWMRRQPQARGHKAKYREDAFYELEKVAKQRIEDRQVRLKASTVYIGSKIFECQYVSKAFDDRGKKKVILDNFYYNFARFEKMGIVGNNGTGKSTFIKMLLGEVQPDSGKFDIGETVRFGYFSQEGLKFREDQKVIDVITEIADYIDLGNGKHMTASQFLQFFLFTPEEQHNYVYKLSGGEKRKLYLCTVLMRNPNFLVLDEPTNDLDIQTLQVLEEYLQDFAGCVIVVSHDRYFMDKVVDHLLVFKGEGEIQDFPGNYTQYRDWSRLQEKDEAEKAAAAAKTTASTSTSTSDGTGTAKRDANFENKRKMSYKEKREYEQLTQEIDKLTEEQKKLEEALCSGTLSVEELTEKSKRLPEIKDELDEKEMRWLELAEML